Below is a genomic region from Bacillaceae bacterium S4-13-56.
ACAGGACGGGCTCCATTTATGTTTGAGGAACTGCGTGAGGAACTAGATATACATACTTATGTAAGCTATAACGGTCAGTATGTGGTGTTGGAAGGAGAGGTTATTTACACAAACCCTCTAAATATTGAATCTATAAAAAAATTAACCGATGTTGCGGTAAAGAATGAACATCCTGTGGTCTATATGGACCAAGATGACATGAAGGCCAATGTACCCGAGCATGCCTATATTACAGAGAGTATTTCGACCTTGAAGATTAAAAGTTTTCCGACGCATGATCCTACCTACTATGTCGGACGGGATCTGTTTCAAACGCTTCTCTTTTGCCCAGTAGGGGAGGAAAAGCAATATGAACGGGAGTTTGAGCACTTTGATTTTGTCAGATGGCACCCTGTTTCAGTAGATGTGCTTCCAAAGGGCGGTTCTAAGGCTAAGGGCATTGAGAAAATCGTGGAACGTTTAGGTTTTCCCTCCGAGCGTCAATATGCATTTGGTGATGGGATGAATGATATTGAAATGCTGTCTACAGTGGAAAATAGTGTTGCTATGGGAAATGCAAAAAACGAGGTAAAGAAAGTTGCAAAGTATATAACCAAGTCTGTAGATGATGATGGGATTTCTCATGGTTTACAGATGGTTGGACTTCCATAAAGTAATATAATTTCGGAAAGAAATAAAAAGCTGAGAAAATTTTCCTGAAGAGGCAGACCAAGGGATTGTAGGTCAATTTGAGAAGAAACTTGCAGAATTAGCGGAATAGAAACTAATTTTTTAATAAGTTGAAGCACCTTTTTTCCAATGAAAACAATGGAGAAAAGGTGTTTTTTTTTGTATACTGAAACACTAATACGGGGAGAATTGCTAAAAAAATCAGAATGAGGGTATAAAGTAATAATACGATCATTTTAGTAGGAAGCGCGATACTCTTTCCTGTCATCGTTTATTTCATGCCAAAAAGGGTAAATAGGGTTTATTTATATGCATCAACAGGAATGGCTACCTATTTCCAACTACTTGTTGATGTCTTTTTACATATTGAACTGAATTGTTACGGGTATTTT
It encodes:
- a CDS encoding Cof-type HAD-IIB family hydrolase, with the protein product MTKPSLIFFDIDGTLLNRKKELPDSAKNAILELKAKGHTVAIATGRAPFMFEELREELDIHTYVSYNGQYVVLEGEVIYTNPLNIESIKKLTDVAVKNEHPVVYMDQDDMKANVPEHAYITESISTLKIKSFPTHDPTYYVGRDLFQTLLFCPVGEEKQYEREFEHFDFVRWHPVSVDVLPKGGSKAKGIEKIVERLGFPSERQYAFGDGMNDIEMLSTVENSVAMGNAKNEVKKVAKYITKSVDDDGISHGLQMVGLP